Part of the Lolium rigidum isolate FL_2022 chromosome 6, APGP_CSIRO_Lrig_0.1, whole genome shotgun sequence genome, AAATCCTCCTTCCTCCTTTTAATTTAGTTGTGCTGTGCACAATCCCGCTTAATTTCAGCCGTACAAAGTACTCCTTGCATGTCACATATACTGTGTAGCAGTGTAGGGGTGGCTCCCGTTGGCCCCAGTCCAAGCAATGGTGCTACAACTTGGCTTATTAACTTCCTTGGCTGCTTGTCCATCAGGCAACTTGCAAGACTATTTATACCGGTAGTACTCGGTTGAagggagcgaggtgggactatcaaGTATCAACCCACGTCCGATGTGGGACTATTCACCTGAGAAAATCGAAGCTTTGCTTTTTTTGCGTGCAAGTACTGTCGTGAATATCTGTTAGGCCCAAGAGGAAGGCCCGTTGCGCATGGGCTGAGTACGATGCACGAACAAGGTTCTTCTGACGTAGGAGGCCTGAACATATCGATCGAACTGAACCGTTTTCGTGACTAAGCGGTGGCATTGGTTGTAAATTCGTGTGAAAAATATGGGTAAAtctaaaacggacgaaaattttggggagaaaccttacttcctttattagtaggtatagatttGGATCACTTGGGTCACGTGAGCCTGTCAAACTAGACCGGCCAACATATATACTTGCTTGTGTGCCCATACTTGCAGTGTGCAAGAGGATAGTCAACTTAAATAAAATGCGTTTctaagaaataaaaatatagcaaATGCACCAGGATGACTAGCTTTTGCGGCATTAATCCAGACATCACTTCCATCGACTCACCGCAGCCTgggaaggttacttaaatattccATCTCTCCCACTTCACATCTGGGAATGTGTTGTATAGAAGAGGGTGTTTTCACATCTTCTTATGCTGGGAATGGAGGAGTAATGGTTTTCGCCTGTAATCATGTGCAAGAGCCATATGTTAGAGCGCCAATGGGTGTTGTATCATAGACAAAtcgagagagcgagagagagagagaggggagaggtggagccccGAGTCAGCGATATAGACAACAACGTCGACGAATAGAACGACTCCGAGCCACCACCGATCCCTGAGCCCCGAGTGAgcgtatactccctccattccagcgAATAATGactatttttgaaaaaataaaactaattaaagTTTAACAAAACTTTTAGAAAAATATCAATAACCATAATATTATAAATATATCATATGAAAACATATTTTATGATATATCTAGCGGTGTTGATTTTGGATTGTGCGTATTAATAATTtttccaaaaaactgtcaaactgtacgtattttgatttttttttaaagtctTATGAACAAACCGCCTTAATCATGTTGGATTAGATTCTCGTCGACCGGTGTCACCCATAGCTTATCCTATAATACCTCATTACTAATCCAGTCAATTTTTGTATAGCCACACATCCACCGTAGCATGCACATCTCGTCAACACGTATTTGTTGAATGTGTTGTTTTTTAATGGGCCAACATTCTGCTTTGTATAGCATCGCCGGTTTGATTGCCATCCTATAAAACTTACCTTTTAGCGTTTGTAGGATCTTCTTGTCACATAGGATGCCAAATGCTTGTCGTCAATTCATCCATCCCGCTTTGATCCTGTGGCAAGCATCCTCATCGATATCACCATTGTTTTGCAGAATTGATCTCAAGTATCAGAAGATGTCCCTCTTATGCACTATTTGTCCTTCTAAATTAACATATCCGTCTTCGCACAAATAATACCGTTGAAGTTGCATTGCAAGTACTCGGTCTTCATCCTACCAATTGTAAACCCCTTATATTCCAGAGTCTGCATCCATAGCTCTAACTCCCTATTTATGCCAACCATGTTCTCATCCGGTTTTTTACAATATCAAATTAATTCCAATTAGAATGATCGAAAGGTATACTTTCATATTGCATGTATTCAATATTGTATatgctggtatattttcttatatATAGTTGGTGAAATTTCATGAAGTTCACTCTGACTAAAGCCAAAATGCAGTGTATATAGTTTGAGATAGAATGAGTAACTACTATTATTAGTCATTAATAAGCATATTTCGATCGGCGAAGTAAGTGATGACACTACAGTACACAACCTGCAAACTCCCATTTCTTCTCATCAGCTCCATTCAGTAGCTTTGCAAATCCAAGCATGCCTTTTGgccaaaaaaaattaacaaagCCTTTGGCCAATAACCGAGGGATCAGACAGCAAGACCAAACCGGGGGTTTCCCTGCAACAAGGGTGCTAGAGAGAAAACAAAACGTGCGTGAAAAACAGGGGTTGACGTTTCAAAGACTCTGTTTGACGGCTTGACGCAGTCCGCGTCCGTATGGTGTTCGCTGTCGGTTTGGCCCCAGCTGAGCCGAGCCTCCCACTCCCATGCATGCGCGCGCGCCGCCACAGTGGCCGGCCACGTCCCACTCCCTACTTTTCTACCCCACGCGCGCAGCACCAGCTAGCTAGCCATCGGGCATGTCAGCATCCACCTCTGCTGTCGCTGCTTGCGGCAGGTCCCGTCTCTGTGGCAGCACATTTCGAAACGGGGCAGCTGCCCGTGCGTCGAAGCTTCTTCCCTTCGCTCGGGCCCGCAACAGGAGGAAGCTCGGTGCGAAGCCCAGCAACGAACGGCGCACGATATCTATAAATATATATGACACATGCCTCGATCGGGTCACTTGATACGACTCGATCGCCACCCATGCACTGACCGATCCGAAGCacgtacatggcggtggcaggAGCCGGCGCACCTTATCACTACCGCCCGCACGGTCACGTCGCCGGCGTCTGCCGCTCGATGGCCTTTCCGGCGCCGCGGGGTGGCGCAGCCAGCTCACTACCAGCAGAAAACAACCGCCCGTACAGCTCTGGCTCCACAGCCAGCTCTTTCTCTCCGGCCTTCGCGGCGGCGGCAAGCGGGGTGCTGCGGCAGGAACTCGACGTCTTGGACTACTTGTCGGACGACGGCGGAGGCGGGCCGGCGCTGGCGCCGACCGTGCCCGAAACGTTCcgggcgccgccgctgcctccgcgGATGCCGGCCGAGGCGACACCGGCCGTGCCGGATGCTGGCTACGGTGCTCATCCGAGGTAACTTACGCTAGCACATCGATCTACACATATCAAGATGCGCATTCATTCGAATCCGTTTGACAATCGTGTCCTCGATCGCATTGATTATTTCAGGCCTGCGGCGCCCTCCGCGGCGACGGCCGGGAACAAGATCGCGTTCCGGACGAGGTCGGAGGAGGAGGTGCTCGACGACGGCTACAAGTGGAGGAAGTACGGCAGGAAGTCTGTCAAGAACAGCCCTAACCCAAGGTAAGTACGTACGTACGCACGCTGTGAACGCATGCACTGATCCACTTGAATGCATAATTAACTCGATCGACCACACCTGTGTGTGGTGCATGTGAACGCATGGTCTGGGCTCAGGGGGTGGTGGAGTGGTGGTAATGAAACGGAGCGACTAGTAGTATGCAGTATGCTCTTCTGGATTGTGCTCGATCATCTAATGCGCTAGCTACTGCATTTGCTTAATCAAAATCGACAAATAGCTGGGTTAAAAAACAATATCATCAAGACCACTTCTCTATGGGCCCGGTTGTAAGATTTCTATGATTTTATTAATACCATCTAACATATTCTTAGATTCGTACCATCAGATTAGAAATGTTGGATTCTTAGCTCAAAAGTACCAAGCCTAATCAAACACGTTCAGTTAAACATTTTTTATTATATAAATTATAATAGAGAGCAACACGTGGCACTGGCACGGCGCATGTCACCTACTTCTTCCGGATCGGTTTAACAAGCGCGCACGCAATTTAAGGTAAAGTTTGATTGTTGAATTGGTCAATGAAATATAAAGTATATATCTACAAAATTTATACTATTAGATTCGTATTTAAATAaggtttccaatgatataatttttctaacatatattttatattttattgactaaaataatggtcaaagtaaTTTTTTGAACTACGTGCGCGCCTGTTAAACTggtccggagggagtactacggaGTAGCTATCAATTCAGTACAGTTAGTGTTGAATTCATATGACGATGTACTAAACCAAATATAAGATTGAAATTAAACAAGCAACAACCCAACTAAATTCGTACGCCGTTGGATTGGACTAGAGTGTGATGGATTGTTATGATTATTTTAATCCGTGAAACCCTTACTTGTAGCTCTTTTTGGGCCCCTGACCTGCATGACAAAGTGAGACTTCATCAACTCAAAATTTCATTTTCTGTTTCTCACTACAGGAACTACTACCGATGTTCGACGGAGGGATGCAGCGTGAAGAAGAGGGTAGAGAGAGACAGAGACGACACGAACTATGTCGTGACAATGTACGAGGGGGTTCACAACCACGCGAGCCCGGGCACAGTTTACTATGCTTCTCGAGATCCTGCTACAGGTCGCTTCTTCGTCGCTGGCATGCATAGCCAAGGTCCTGGATGAAACATGTACCGGCCGTAGTGATGTTAGTGTGCTATTAGGCCTTCTAGAATGAAATGTATATCCATGTTTTACGGTCGCTTGCCCCTGTGTTCGCCACTTGTTCTTTACATAGCGACAAAATTTTAAGGGCCTGTTTCTGTTTGTGACAATTGCAGAAATGGCGTGTTTACAAACTTGCGTACCAACTCTTTTATTACTGTGGCCGCGACATTTTTTTCTTGGGACAATACTAACACCTGCCTGAACTAACAATATGATAACCGGGGTATCATCGTaagttttttataaaaaaaacatcATAAGTTGAAGTATACAAGACATTTTATGAGGAGACGACATTGTAACATAACATATAATACTCCTACTAAAGTAGTAAAGTGCGGCAAACTTATTGAAAACTCGACTTATTTTGCTCACCGAAGTATATACATGTATAGAGTTTTGTTTCGGGCGTTCGGCCATAGTTGCCAAAAGGAAGTGAACCACGTGACAACCCACCAATCAAATAGGTTATGCGGTTATGTGCCTACTAGGCTCTCGGTTTGTACGTTTCACAAGCTTGGACCCGACAACATTCAAAATCCAAACTGGCCGCTCCTCAATTATGACACACGCACTCGGTAGAATCCAAAACGGAATTCCCAGAAAGAAAATCAATACATTTCTGGGAATTTCGGTTATTACAATCAAAAGTTACACCTTCTAGCTACCGTGAGCCGTGAGGCGTGATATCACGGGCAGAGCCGCCCGGCAAACTTCTAATTGATGAATTCTCATATCATATCATAGAGCCGATGGATCGTAGAGCAAGGGGATCCTCGTATCAGCCATGGTTGTGTGTGGGCTAACTTCTGATTGATGAATTCTCTCCTCGTGTCAAGTAGGCACATCGCTATGCCTACCTGATTACCTCGCACCCATGAAGGCTAGGTTGATGCTGGAGCTGGTGACaaagtattaacttatcaatgcctacaaattgtagactagggtttagttggaagtagagggcaagtagatctcaaaagTTCAGCCGGAAAGATACTCAACtattagaaaactagggttgcgttggcaatagaatcgatcctttctttgtccctcggctcccccttatataggaggcagagccgagggtttcgtgatacacaagttacaaagtTCGGGAGACTATTTGAGTCCGTCCcgcacaattctatctttccaaactatctcccgactgggcttccgggcttcataatcttcagatcatgggccttcagtaaaaccctgggtatcatcttcggcaggcccattggggatgtctatgtcagtagcccccgagattttgcttgaatcagggAATCAAGGAAAATCTTTAACTTTACAATTACCATACAACTTCTTCGAGTTAACACATATCTTTAACAAAACAATCGTATATTGCACAGggatctaaaggtataatagaggCACCCTCATGGAGCACCTTGGTAAATCtaaactacttataaaggcacaaaCTTGGCAGGAACATTTGATCTCAGCCTTTTATCCCATCACATCTAACGGATTAGATCTTCCCAATGACGTACGGCCAAACTGCCCCGCAAATCACTCAAACAAACAACCGCACTCCTCGCGATCTAATTTGAGTCCGTCGCCTCCACCCCCAAAATGCCGATGCACCTGCAGCACCGCCTCTGTCCTCCGTGTGGGCACATCGACGTGTCCCGGACGGCGAGCTCGACTGCATGGTTGCCGCCGCCTCGTGCCAACCAGGCCTCCGTCGCCCGAAACACGGTGGAATTGTGTCTACCGGCCACGCACGGATAAGGCCCCATCGCCCTCACTGCTCTGCCGTCGTCTCCGTGATATAGATGTATTTTTGCATGTCCTCCCCACACAAACAATTCTGGTCGGTGGCCTGCCTGCGCGCACTTGGTTCTGCAGTTTGGCCATCAAGAACTCCATTGTTCTGCTTCCAAATAGTGGAATGCATTATGCATGTGCCTGATCGTGTGTTACTACGATTCGGTTGATGTAAGTTGAGTGTGTCACGGTACAAGAGGATTTGTATGCAAGGGGAAGGTAAGCTCCTTTCACCGTGGATTCAGACCCTACATCAGTTGAGTCTCCAGTCATATCCTATCTGTTATCTTGGCACAATGAGAAATCTCCGGTAAGAAATTCAGAATATGATTCTGTCGTCAGCTCTACTGCAGGCAGGTTATGCAAATGTTGTCCCAGCTGATGAGAGTGTTCAATCAGCCATGGCTTGTTCAGTCAGCTCTACTGCATGCAGCTTACGCTATTTTAGACTTTATGAATGTGCATGATAAACTATTAGCATAATTTAAGCTAGATTTAGAGAATCTGCATGAGCATTATGCAAAACCTCAGAGCTGGTATAGCAAACAATTCATATTTCAACATCAAGTCATATACTTGATGCATTATATTCTATTTTTGTGATATTTGGATACATGGAGGCAAGTTGATTACTGCAAACTgacatttcaaattatttttatgAGTCACAAAATAGGGATTATGCACTTTGTTGAAATTTCAAGGATTTAATGACGTTATAGTATATCTGCATCTGCatagacgtgcgttgcacgtgcacgctTACTAGTTAGATTTGACTAGCCATTGATTTTGACCTCCGGCGAATCTAACCCGTTCATTTTTTACCACAGTAGTATAAAATGCATCCCACGCTGGGGAAACCCTAGCAAATCCCCACCCAGCCCCGCTCGATTCACTCTCCCCAATCGCCTCCACGCGAGACAAAAGCGGCGCTCACAAGAAACCCTAGCCAATCCCCACCCAGCCCCGCGTCTCCTTCCCATGGTCGCTCGTCCCTCTTGCCCATCCCTTTTCCTCTCCACATGCGGCTGCCGGCGAGGATGTGCTGCTGAACCACTCCCATTTTCGCTGAAGGCAGGGACGAGCACATGCGGGAGCAGCGctgccgtccgccgccgccgcggcacgagcatgtcgggagcagcgccgccgtccgccgtctCCTCGCCGGACCACCGATGCCATGCCGCTTCTGCGCTCTGCCTCACATCTGCCCAGAGTTCTTCTTCTGTTCATGGTGGCTTGTGTCGGCAGAGCTCATGGTGGTCGGCGGTGCTAGCAACGTGCCCGCCGACTCGCTCGCATCCTTCCATCTCCATCCATGGCCCGCGTCCTTCCATTGACGAGCGCGTGAAGGAGGGAGGGCTCCGCCAGCGCGCCTCTGCCGAGCGTAAGTAAGAGGCGTCCATCAGACAGCACGGGGCGCTCCGTTCCCgcctcctcttctccgcctccccCATTAATCTCTCCGCGTGCTGCCGGGGCACATGATTGGAAGGTCGCCAGGAGGAGCGGAAGGCCGCCACAGCTTCGTGCAAGATCGATTCAAGGTGAGAGACCGCTAGCCCACATCTTTCTCCTCCTTTTTTTCGTACCTTCCTGCACTTGGCCGTCTCGCAGGAAGTGAGAGAGAAGAATGTATAGAGGAGGATCTATCGGAGGATGTGGAGCGGCAGCAGTAGGAACATGTGGCCTAGAACCTCCATCCCTAGCCCGGCTCAGCCTCCTCCTGCCCTATCTCTCCTCCTCTACCTCTACGCCCCTCTCCTTCTCTTGATTTGCATCCTCCCTTCTTACCTCCACTTCCCATTGGTTTTCATTTTGCTTTGTGCAGATGTTTTTGTATCTATGCATGTAAGGTGTTTGAGGAAAATCCAAGCAAGATGTAGGTACAGCTTAATTCATTTTTATATTGTGATGTGCACTCAGTAATTCGTTTCCTCTAAACTTTACACGCATTCAATGATGAATTGCCTATTTTAGGAAAATCCAAGCAAGCTGAAGTTACTGGAAAATCTAAGCAAGCTATATACAACGCATTCTGCACTTTGTGAATGTGCTAGGCTGTGTTTGCTGACTCGTGATCTCCGCTGCCACTACCGTCGGGTCTTTGCCACCACTGCGCTCTACACGATCGTTGTCCTTCAAGTGTGTCCAGTCGACGTTGTGTTGCCGCTAGCCAGACGCTATTTCCCATTTGGTTAGTTCCCTTTTGCTTTGCAGCGTCTTACATCACATTATTTGCTGGTTAGTGCTCGTGGATTGAGGTTCAGAAGTTGTAGGGATAGATGAGCTTCATTTTCCCCTAAAAGATTAGGTTTCACAGGTGCTGGTCCAATGCTCTGGTACCTGCACACATAGCTTGCTGAATGTATTAGGAAATAGGACTGCATGTTGCTTTCGAGTCTAATATGATTGCATGACAGAACACTtcggctcgacatacttggctctATCACTAGCACCTTTTGATTTGTTTGTCTTATTTCAGGTTAGCGCTGCAGTGCACAATACTACCACTATTCATTTAAATTGATTTAGTCCAAGGTCAAGTGGTGGGAGACTGGGAGTCCATTCATGCAACAACTACCATAACCTATCAGGTTATATATAACTTATACATCGGTATCTATTTGAGTTATTTGTATTTGCTTTTGTTCTAGTGCTTCTTGCTTAATATTTCTTTATTGTACTCTCCTATACTTACAGGCTGCAACTGGAGAAGTTTACCCCTATGGGATGTCATGTGGTTACACCTCTGATGAAAGGTATCATGTTAATTAGGTGCATGCTTAGATAAAGTGCAGCTCTGATGAGTCTCCTAAATTATTCGTTGGTTGACTGCTTTTTTGCTTTCTTCCCTGGTTGCACTTCATTTACCATTTGTTCTCTAAATACTTACTATTTCTTCCCTTGGTTGTGCTCATGAAATATTTATTATTGGAAATATGGAACCGGAACAATATGTGTATTGCCTTCTGATAGACACATGTGTGTACTTGCCTATTTGTTctttcaccttttttttttgaagctaacTACTGCAGGGGAGACTACCTTTGTGTACATGTCCTTGAACAATATATTAAAGTTTAATTATCTTAAATGCCTTTCCTTTTGCAACACTGCTATTATTTTGCATAAATCAACATTGTACTCAATATCTTTTTCAACCGGATGTCGAACCAAGAGGTAATTGCACTTCGTTATATTTGACATGTGGGTGGCATGGAAGAATCTGTAGATAGGAAAGAAATTACATTTAGAAGTCAATTATGTATTTGAACCAAAAAAGAGATTTACATCAGCTTGCTTTAAGATTCAGAGTTAGTTAATGAACAACCAAAATGTAAAACCTGTAAGAAAAAAATTAGAACTTGGAGTGGAAAAGTTACAAATTATCATGGTTTACACGCAACACTGAAAAAATGCTATTGGCTGAACCGTTTATTTCTAAAAAAAACTCCATATAGATAGATACATCATTTTATCTTACTTAGGCTTGAAGCATTTATTTCTGGAATCTTTTATTTTCTTAGTCCGGAAAAAATGATTAATTTACTTGATTTCTTTACTGCCCTTTCTATCTCTTTAGTCTTGGAAATTATTCTTTGTACTTGATTTCTCCATTCCTGCATTTATCCTTGCATAAAAGAACTTTTTATCGGCTCTAAAAGCTCTTCGACTGCACCATCGATGTTCAATTGACTGTATACCTCACCTGGGAAAATTTGCCACCTTGCTTGGTTCCACTTTGTTATCTAGACCAGTTAATCCACCTTCCGAATCCCATGAACTTGCCCCTTATCGTTGAATCAGATGCCCTGATTTCTTAAAAATGAGCTTTTGTTAATCAGTCAATGGACTTCTTGGCACATCTCATTTGTTTGCATATAATATTTCATAACCTCCTAATTATTTTGATAGATACATAGATATGGAAACACGGCTACAATTTCAGTTTTTTCAACTCGAGTTTCAGGTTGTATCTGCAGCCGTTGTCACTAACTGAGGTTTGTCTGATCATAGCATCCATCTTATTCTATACATGTCCTTCTGATTGCCGAAGAAGCCTACGTAAATAAGGTTATTAAATATATGTATGTTTCAGACTTAATTAGTTCTGTACAGCTAAGTTTTTGCGCCACTACTTAAGAAGAAATAGGACTACAAGAAATAGTACTATAAAATAAGTATGATGGACGTCATGTAAATTTTAACAAGAGTATCAGAGGGTGTTGCCTGCTTCATCTGAGACACGAAGCAGTTCAATAATTGCAGGTTGACTTTTGGGTCTTCCTTTCCTTGACTAAACTTTTATGTTTCTGGTTAACTGAAAGAGATAACTGTTTATGCTTGGCACCATGGTTCCTGGCTCTGGATATCATTAAGCAGTATTCAGCCAGTTCTCCTTAAAGAAAAATTGCCTCGGATGTGATTGCCTATCCTAGGCCCCCACGTgatgttgatttttaataaatatatTTCACTTGTGAATAGAAAGAGAATACATTGATTTACTTTCTTCTCAAAGTCTAGCATTTCTTTGTGTTCCTTTTTTCTAACTCAAGAGTATGCTTGTATGTTTTCCTTCAGTTTTTGGTATTCAGCTCTGTATATGTTAATATATTTTGCCTCTAAATGAAGGAAATACACTTCATTTAATCCGGGATTGGAGTGACGCCGACGTCACTCTGATGGTCACACTACTGCATCTCGAGGTCGTActaggtttagtcaaagtcaaactttagaAAGTTTGACTAAAAATATATGAAATTATACTAATATCTAAAATATAGATTGGTACTATTAGAATCACCTTGAAATGTACTCTAATATTATATAATAAATATGTAATTgtggatgttgatattttttgttacatctttggtcaaactttaaattTCTTGACTTTGACTAAAGCCAAAACGAAGGgtaaataaaaacggagggagtacatttttcATCATTCTCTGCTTACTTATTTGATGAATACTTATCATTGA contains:
- the LOC124663216 gene encoding WRKY transcription factor WRKY71-like, with amino-acid sequence MAVAGAGAPYHYRPHGHVAGVCRSMAFPAPRGGAASSLPAENNRPYSSGSTASSFSPAFAAAASGVLRQELDVLDYLSDDGGGGPALAPTVPETFRAPPLPPRMPAEATPAVPDAGYGAHPRPAAPSAATAGNKIAFRTRSEEEVLDDGYKWRKYGRKSVKNSPNPRNYYRCSTEGCSVKKRVERDRDDTNYVVTMYEGVHNHASPGTVYYASRDPATGRFFVAGMHSQGPG